The following are encoded together in the Candidatus Omnitrophota bacterium genome:
- a CDS encoding thiamine-phosphate pyrophosphorylase, with product MPRETKIYRVIDANINRLTEGIRVCEDIIRFLINDYSIWIKFKKVRHEISAIVKKITARHKLIEHRDIVRDVGKKSIKSESRRDNYQQIFFANIQRTKESLRVLEEFSKLLGNSQTQKIKKIRYKIYALEKEAAFKF from the coding sequence TTGCCAAGAGAAACTAAGATCTACAGGGTAATCGACGCTAACATCAACCGTCTTACGGAAGGAATCAGAGTCTGTGAGGATATTATACGCTTTCTGATTAATGACTATAGTATCTGGATTAAATTCAAAAAAGTAAGGCACGAAATCTCTGCTATAGTAAAAAAAATTACCGCAAGGCATAAGCTGATAGAACATAGAGATATCGTTAGAGACGTAGGGAAAAAAAGTATAAAGAGTGAGTCAAGAAGGGATAATTATCAGCAAATCTTTTTTGCAAATATCCAAAGGACTAAAGAGTCTTTAAGGGTTCTGGAGGAGTTTTCTAAGTTGTTAGGAAATAGCCAGACTCAAAAGATTAAAAAAATCAGATATAAGATTTATGCACTCGAAAAAGAAGCAGCTTTCAAATTCTAG
- the accC gene encoding acetyl-CoA carboxylase biotin carboxylase subunit, whose protein sequence is MFSKILIANRGEIALRIIHACKELGIKTVGVYSEADVDSLHVRFADEVVCIGPANSANSYLNIPAIISAAEITDVEAIHPGYGFLAENAHFAEICQSCQIEFIGPSPYNMRLMGDKMAARETMKKAKIPIIPGTLTAIKEKEDAIKIAKKIKYPIMIKATAGGGGKGMRICHNDVRLISALITAQNEAESSFGNPDVYFEKYISNSRHIEFQIVADRKGHTVHLGERDCSIQRRHQKLLEESPSMALDDKLRRKMGEVAIKAAKAVGYQGVGTVEFLLDENGDFYFLEMNTRIQVEHPVTETLTGIDLVKLQILLAAGEKLKLKQDKIKSSGHSIECRINAEDPDNGFLPSPGLIKNLILPGGPNIRIDTHVYSGYKIPPYYDSLIAKLITKGNNRNEALQTMRRALDEFIIEPIKTTIPFHRELLENRNFLRGEITTHFIEDLLSEKKE, encoded by the coding sequence ATGTTTTCAAAAATTTTAATTGCTAATCGTGGTGAAATAGCATTAAGAATTATCCACGCCTGTAAAGAACTCGGAATTAAAACTGTTGGGGTATATTCTGAAGCTGATGTAGACAGTCTGCATGTGCGCTTTGCAGACGAAGTTGTCTGCATTGGTCCTGCAAACAGCGCAAATAGTTATTTAAACATTCCTGCCATCATTAGCGCTGCAGAGATTACTGACGTAGAGGCAATCCATCCTGGGTATGGTTTCCTTGCGGAAAATGCCCATTTTGCCGAAATCTGTCAATCCTGCCAGATAGAATTTATCGGACCTTCTCCTTACAATATGCGACTCATGGGAGACAAGATGGCAGCGCGTGAGACAATGAAAAAGGCTAAGATTCCCATAATCCCCGGTACGCTAACCGCCATTAAAGAAAAAGAAGATGCAATAAAGATAGCAAAAAAAATAAAATATCCAATAATGATAAAGGCTACCGCGGGTGGTGGCGGAAAAGGAATGCGCATCTGTCATAATGACGTGCGACTGATCAGCGCTTTAATTACAGCCCAGAATGAAGCTGAATCAAGCTTTGGAAATCCTGATGTCTATTTTGAAAAATATATATCCAATTCCCGTCATATTGAATTCCAAATTGTAGCTGATCGCAAAGGTCACACAGTCCATTTAGGCGAGCGCGATTGCAGCATCCAAAGAAGACATCAAAAGCTTCTAGAAGAATCTCCTTCTATGGCCCTGGATGACAAACTAAGAAGAAAAATGGGCGAGGTTGCTATAAAGGCTGCCAAGGCCGTGGGCTATCAAGGCGTAGGTACAGTTGAATTCCTCCTAGATGAAAACGGAGATTTTTACTTTTTAGAGATGAATACTCGTATACAGGTTGAACATCCGGTTACAGAGACGCTCACAGGCATAGATCTTGTAAAACTACAAATTCTTTTAGCAGCAGGTGAAAAGCTGAAATTGAAACAGGATAAGATAAAATCATCGGGCCACTCAATAGAATGTAGAATCAATGCAGAAGATCCTGACAATGGTTTCCTGCCCTCCCCAGGCCTGATAAAGAATTTAATCTTGCCAGGCGGACCTAATATAAGAATTGACACTCATGTCTACTCCGGATATAAAATCCCACCCTATTATGACTCTTTAATTGCAAAATTAATCACTAAAGGCAACAATCGCAATGAGGCGCTGCAGACAATGCGCCGCGCCCTTGATGAATTTATAATCGAACCGATAAAGACAACCATTCCTTTTCACAGAGAACTATTGGAAAACCGTAATTTCTTAAGGGGAGAAATTACTACGCATTTTATCGAAGACCTATTATCCGAAAAGAAGGAGTGA
- the accB gene encoding acetyl-CoA carboxylase biotin carboxyl carrier protein, with the protein MNIREIKEMLSLMNENNLAEFEFEKDGMRIRLKKGTGSQYEVSTTQPDGEQTKEILDAQKQQAKSSSEASKEVKGLIEIKVPMVGTFYRAPSPETPPYIEVGQVISKGQIICIVEAMKLMNEIKSEHKGKIVEILVNNAEPVEYGQVIMRLEPSS; encoded by the coding sequence ATGAACATCCGAGAAATTAAAGAAATGTTATCCCTGATGAACGAGAACAATCTTGCAGAATTTGAGTTTGAAAAGGATGGCATGCGCATTCGCCTTAAGAAAGGAACTGGCTCGCAATATGAAGTATCAACCACACAGCCTGACGGCGAGCAAACCAAGGAAATCCTGGACGCCCAGAAACAACAGGCAAAATCTTCAAGTGAAGCCTCAAAAGAAGTAAAAGGACTTATTGAAATAAAGGTGCCCATGGTGGGTACTTTTTATCGCGCACCTAGTCCGGAGACGCCTCCATACATAGAAGTCGGACAGGTTATTAGTAAAGGCCAAATAATCTGTATTGTCGAAGCTATGAAATTAATGAATGAGATCAAATCTGAACACAAAGGTAAGATCGTTGAAATCTTAGTAAATAATGCTGAGCCTGTAGAATATGGACAGGTGATTATGCGCCTGGAACCATCTTCCTAG
- a CDS encoding DUF1844 domain-containing protein: MESPEKKKIDEDWKKTAKEEKAQKPEGAEGDDSKDGFLPDEPNFTFFVSTLGMQASIALGDMPNPVTKEQKVDLRQAKFFIDTLTMIKDKTSGNLALEEDNFIDTLLYELKMRFVEKSKGAKA, translated from the coding sequence ATGGAGAGCCCTGAAAAAAAGAAGATTGATGAAGATTGGAAGAAAACTGCAAAAGAGGAAAAGGCGCAAAAGCCAGAAGGCGCTGAAGGTGACGATAGTAAAGACGGATTCTTACCAGACGAACCAAATTTTACTTTTTTTGTAAGCACCTTGGGTATGCAGGCCTCTATCGCCTTAGGGGATATGCCAAATCCAGTTACAAAAGAACAAAAAGTAGATTTAAGGCAAGCTAAGTTCTTTATAGATACCTTAACCATGATAAAAGACAAGACATCCGGGAATTTAGCATTAGAAGAGGATAATTTTATAGATACACTTCTCTATGAATTAAAAATGCGTTTTGTTGAAAAATCAAAAGGGGCCAAGGCTTAA
- the efp gene encoding elongation factor P — protein MALSINQLKSGLTVLIDGQVYTVVSTQHVKPGKGSAFSRTKLRNLKTDTVSEKKFRCEERIEEAFVEQKKIQYLYNTHDVYHFMDLENYEEIAISKNRLKDQLHFLKDNLELSASFYDGELLTISLPAFVNFKILHTEAAIKGDTVKAGTKSATIETKHTIQVPLFIKQGDIVKIDTRTGKYLERAS, from the coding sequence GTGGCGCTCTCAATAAATCAGCTTAAGAGTGGCTTGACTGTCCTTATTGACGGACAAGTATATACAGTAGTAAGCACTCAACATGTAAAGCCGGGCAAGGGCTCTGCATTCAGCAGGACGAAACTAAGGAATCTAAAGACAGATACAGTCTCTGAAAAGAAATTCCGTTGCGAGGAAAGAATTGAAGAGGCATTTGTGGAACAAAAAAAGATACAATATCTATATAATACACACGATGTGTATCATTTTATGGACCTTGAAAATTACGAAGAAATCGCCATTAGCAAAAACCGACTTAAGGACCAATTGCATTTTCTGAAAGATAATCTAGAATTATCCGCTTCTTTTTATGATGGAGAACTGCTTACAATCAGCCTTCCTGCATTTGTCAATTTTAAAATATTACACACTGAAGCTGCAATTAAAGGCGATACTGTAAAGGCAGGCACAAAATCGGCAACAATTGAAACAAAACATACTATTCAGGTGCCACTTTTCATTAAGCAAGGAGACATTGTTAAAATCGATACCCGAACTGGTAAATATCTTGAACGCGCTTCTTAG
- a CDS encoding D-sedoheptulose 7-phosphate isomerase has translation MNRIIKKDLQESISITNYAIKNQIKTIEGIAEVIIDCLERGNKVILFGNGGSAADAQHIAAELIGRFEKNRKALAAISLTTNTSIISAIANDFGYSHVFSKQIEGLGQAGDVAIGISTSGSSKNVLEALKKARQLGLATVGFCGKASKAIFKVSDLTLSVNSLRTCRIQEMHIKIGHIICGLVEKALLNEK, from the coding sequence ATGAATAGAATTATAAAAAAAGACCTACAAGAAAGCATTTCGATAACTAATTACGCTATTAAGAATCAAATTAAAACGATTGAAGGGATAGCTGAAGTTATTATTGACTGTTTGGAAAGAGGAAATAAGGTTATACTTTTCGGTAATGGCGGCTCTGCAGCTGATGCCCAACATATCGCTGCTGAATTAATAGGAAGATTTGAAAAAAATCGCAAGGCCCTTGCAGCAATAAGCCTAACCACAAATACCTCTATAATAAGCGCTATTGCAAACGATTTTGGATATAGTCATGTCTTCTCAAAGCAGATTGAAGGACTAGGCCAAGCTGGAGATGTTGCCATAGGTATTTCTACCAGCGGCAGCTCAAAAAATGTCCTAGAAGCACTAAAAAAAGCAAGACAGCTAGGGCTTGCTACTGTAGGTTTTTGCGGTAAGGCCTCAAAGGCAATATTTAAGGTTTCTGATCTAACCTTAAGCGTTAATTCCCTGCGCACATGCCGCATACAAGAGATGCATATAAAAATCGGCCATATTATTTGTGGTTTAGTGGAAAAAGCTCTCCTGAATGAAAAATAA
- the amaP gene encoding alkaline shock response membrane anchor protein AmaP gives MKIITKFVIYCYTIVLFTIGALLISFALGKIDAYDLTVLLKSLDTVNARLATGLTGLLIILIGFVFSQIMFSRIKREKTIAFQTASGEVLVALNAVEDLIRKLTGDIEGIKEARPNVIASKKGIEINLRLALNADVHIPEFTGKVQELIKERIQEILGIDEAITVKIFVTKILAKDRPRNKKEAEEDTSVPFRGYKR, from the coding sequence GTGAAGATTATAACTAAATTTGTTATCTATTGTTATACGATCGTCTTATTCACGATTGGCGCATTATTGATAAGCTTTGCTCTTGGAAAAATCGATGCCTATGACTTAACTGTTCTCTTGAAAAGCCTTGACACCGTTAATGCCAGATTGGCTACAGGTCTAACAGGCCTATTGATTATTCTAATTGGTTTTGTTTTCTCTCAAATAATGTTTTCAAGGATTAAGCGTGAAAAAACAATAGCCTTTCAAACAGCTAGCGGCGAGGTCCTTGTGGCCTTAAATGCAGTAGAAGACCTAATCAGAAAATTAACCGGCGATATCGAAGGAATAAAAGAAGCAAGGCCAAACGTCATAGCCTCCAAAAAGGGCATAGAGATTAATTTAAGGCTAGCCTTGAATGCCGACGTGCACATCCCTGAATTTACAGGAAAGGTTCAGGAGTTGATAAAGGAGAGGATTCAGGAAATCCTCGGAATTGATGAGGCAATCACCGTTAAGATATTTGTCACTAAGATACTGGCCAAAGACAGACCGCGAAATAAAAAAGAAGCAGAAGAAGATACATCAGTCCCGTTTAGGGGTTACAAAAGATAA
- a CDS encoding Trm112 family protein, which translates to MIDKELLDILACPACKADIELKKEKIVCTKCGRKYPIKDGIPIMLIDEAEQD; encoded by the coding sequence ATGATAGACAAAGAATTGTTAGATATCCTTGCGTGTCCTGCGTGTAAGGCAGACATTGAATTAAAAAAGGAAAAAATTGTCTGCACGAAATGCGGACGTAAATACCCAATAAAAGACGGTATTCCGATAATGCTTATTGATGAGGCAGAGCAGGATTAA
- the rfaE2 gene encoding D-glycero-beta-D-manno-heptose 1-phosphate adenylyltransferase, whose product MKNKIILNQKKLKKILELQKRKGKKIIFTNGCFDLLHFGHIKYLNDAKKLGGFLIVALNSDNSVRKIKGKGRPLTSEKDRLQIISSLEMVDQVTLFNDRTPLKLIKLLNPDIIVKGADWKLEDIVGGDFVKGYGGSVRQIPYSKGYSTSKLIRKIAKRN is encoded by the coding sequence ATGAAAAATAAAATTATATTAAATCAAAAAAAATTAAAGAAGATTCTTGAGCTTCAGAAAAGGAAAGGTAAGAAGATTATATTTACAAATGGGTGCTTTGACCTGCTTCACTTTGGTCATATCAAATACCTCAACGATGCTAAGAAATTAGGAGGGTTTTTAATCGTAGCGCTCAATAGCGATAACTCGGTCAGGAAAATAAAAGGAAAAGGTAGGCCTTTAACATCAGAAAAAGACAGGCTTCAAATTATCTCCAGCCTAGAAATGGTAGATCAGGTGACGCTGTTTAACGATAGAACCCCGCTTAAATTAATCAAACTCCTCAATCCGGATATAATCGTAAAGGGCGCGGACTGGAAGCTTGAGGATATAGTTGGTGGTGATTTTGTAAAGGGTTACGGAGGAAGCGTGCGTCAAATCCCCTATTCAAAAGGCTACTCTACATCAAAATTAATAAGAAAAATTGCCAAGAGAAACTAA
- a CDS encoding Asp23/Gls24 family envelope stress response protein, producing MDQNVKSELGTIRIHKKVISSITTNAAKEVDGVADLGYSLKSFVSKLFGLNLGGIIDVNIDNNNEVTISVPIIVSYGYNLPEVAAKVQENVRKMIEKSTELNIKQIDVNIQAVEKEAKK from the coding sequence ATGGATCAAAATGTAAAAAGTGAGTTGGGAACCATCCGCATACACAAAAAGGTTATTAGCTCCATTACTACGAATGCTGCCAAAGAAGTAGATGGCGTTGCTGACTTGGGTTATTCGCTAAAAAGCTTTGTATCTAAGCTGTTTGGGCTCAATCTTGGCGGAATAATAGACGTTAACATTGACAATAATAACGAGGTTACTATATCTGTTCCAATTATAGTTTCCTACGGCTATAACCTTCCAGAGGTTGCAGCCAAGGTACAGGAAAATGTACGCAAGATGATAGAAAAAAGCACAGAACTAAATATTAAACAGATTGACGTAAATATCCAGGCAGTAGAAAAGGAGGCGAAAAAGTGA
- a CDS encoding Xaa-Pro peptidase family protein — protein sequence MKQRLLYLHSKLDELNLDALLITDVSNIAYLANFKADDCYIILDAKKRYFLTDFRNIEEAKKAVKNFNAVCIKDSVFKTVPELIKKIKARRLGFEAKSLDYASYAKLKKDLKKNCKLIPTFDLIEDSRQIKTESEIRLIRKAVNISIGAYRFVKRIIRANMSENDLISRIESFIKDKGAQGTSFEPIAASGRHSSYPHARSTDKKIGKNSVLTLDFGVDYKGYKSDLTRVFFLGRIPADLRKIYDVVLEAQARAISKIEPGISAAQIDAEARNFIARKGFGRFFQHATGHGIGLEVHEAPFISKKNKKPLIPGMVFTVEPGIYIPGRFGVRIEDMVLVKKNGVEVLSGALNKSA from the coding sequence GTGAAACAACGATTGCTTTATCTCCACAGCAAACTGGATGAACTGAATCTGGATGCCCTCCTCATAACAGATGTATCCAACATTGCTTATCTTGCAAATTTTAAGGCAGATGATTGTTATATCATTTTAGATGCGAAAAAAAGGTATTTTTTGACTGATTTCAGGAACATTGAAGAGGCAAAAAAAGCAGTAAAGAACTTTAATGCTGTTTGTATTAAAGATTCTGTGTTTAAGACAGTACCTGAGCTTATTAAAAAAATAAAGGCGAGGAGATTGGGTTTTGAGGCAAAATCATTGGATTACGCATCCTATGCGAAATTAAAAAAAGACCTAAAAAAGAACTGCAAGTTAATTCCTACATTTGATTTGATTGAAGACTCACGACAGATAAAGACAGAAAGCGAAATCCGGTTAATAAGAAAGGCTGTTAATATCTCTATAGGTGCCTATAGATTCGTAAAAAGAATCATTCGCGCCAATATGAGTGAAAATGACCTTATCTCGCGAATCGAAAGTTTTATAAAAGATAAAGGCGCACAAGGAACTTCTTTTGAGCCGATCGCCGCCAGCGGTAGGCATTCATCCTATCCGCATGCAAGAAGTACAGATAAAAAAATTGGTAAAAACAGCGTTCTAACATTGGATTTTGGAGTCGATTATAAGGGCTATAAATCCGACTTGACAAGGGTATTTTTTTTGGGTAGAATACCTGCAGATTTAAGGAAAATTTACGACGTTGTTCTTGAGGCACAAGCTAGAGCGATTTCTAAAATAGAACCAGGCATTTCTGCGGCCCAAATCGATGCGGAAGCGAGAAATTTTATAGCCCGAAAAGGATTTGGGCGTTTTTTTCAGCATGCTACTGGCCATGGTATTGGTCTGGAAGTACACGAGGCACCTTTTATATCAAAGAAAAATAAGAAACCTCTCATCCCGGGTATGGTCTTCACAGTAGAGCCGGGAATATATATACCGGGAAGGTTTGGGGTTAGAATCGAAGATATGGTTTTGGTCAAGAAAAATGGAGTTGAGGTTCTAAGTGGCGCTCTCAATAAATCAGCTTAA
- the aroQ gene encoding type II 3-dehydroquinate dehydratase, which produces MRKILIIHGPNLNLLGQREVDVYGKVTLEEINSSLKKIAKKEKLTLKILQSNHEGEIVDVIGKAKKQGFSAIVINPAAYTHTSVAIRDAVAASGLPTIEVHLSNIYSREEFRQHSLTAAVTTGQICGFGINSYCLGLLAASRIIKK; this is translated from the coding sequence ATGCGCAAAATCCTAATTATTCATGGACCAAATCTTAACCTCCTAGGTCAAAGAGAGGTAGACGTCTATGGTAAAGTAACCTTAGAGGAAATCAATAGCAGTCTAAAAAAAATCGCCAAAAAAGAAAAACTGACGCTTAAGATACTCCAATCCAATCATGAAGGCGAAATAGTAGACGTAATCGGTAAGGCCAAAAAACAAGGCTTTAGCGCTATTGTAATAAATCCTGCTGCCTACACCCATACAAGCGTAGCTATCAGGGATGCCGTAGCTGCCTCAGGCCTGCCGACCATAGAAGTACATTTATCAAATATATATTCTCGTGAAGAATTTAGACAGCATTCTCTTACAGCTGCCGTAACAACAGGACAGATTTGCGGTTTTGGTATTAACAGCTATTGCTTAGGGTTGCTCGCTGCCTCTAGAATAATAAAAAAGTGA
- the thiE gene encoding thiamine phosphate synthase, producing the protein MHSKKKQLSNSRLYCIVDVKKRPLEIKRLLKKITSAGVDIVQLREKTEQFQRLLTAAKLIKANSSKTKPILIINDRVDIARLSSADGVHLGQSDITIKDARKILGPGKIVGISCHSLAQAKRAQASGADYISIGPIYKTPTKKGVPAIGERLLSEVSNKINIPVFAIGGINRKNLDKIKRKGIKRIAVHRAITRAKNPAGEATRLKQLLRCN; encoded by the coding sequence ATGCACTCGAAAAAGAAGCAGCTTTCAAATTCTAGACTTTATTGTATTGTTGATGTAAAAAAAAGGCCCCTAGAGATAAAGCGACTCTTGAAAAAGATTACCTCTGCCGGAGTAGACATAGTGCAATTAAGGGAGAAAACCGAACAATTCCAGAGGCTTCTTACGGCAGCAAAATTAATAAAAGCCAATTCCAGTAAGACCAAGCCTATTCTTATCATCAATGATCGAGTCGATATCGCAAGGCTTTCTTCTGCCGACGGCGTTCATTTAGGCCAGAGCGACATAACAATAAAGGATGCCAGAAAGATTTTAGGGCCGGGAAAAATAGTTGGTATTTCCTGCCATAGCCTTGCTCAAGCCAAGAGAGCGCAGGCTAGCGGCGCAGACTACATCTCAATAGGACCAATCTATAAAACGCCTACGAAAAAAGGAGTGCCTGCAATAGGCGAACGATTGCTGTCAGAAGTATCCAATAAAATCAATATACCAGTTTTTGCAATTGGGGGAATAAATCGAAAAAATCTAGACAAGATAAAAAGAAAAGGTATAAAAAGAATCGCTGTGCATCGCGCTATAACAAGAGCCAAGAATCCCGCTGGTGAGGCAACGCGCTTAAAACAGCTCCTAAGATGCAATTGA
- a CDS encoding 6-phosphofructokinase, translating to MAKKRIAILTGGGDCAGLNPVIRAVTRKGLELDFEIIGLLNGWKGLINKETMPLDLKSVSGILPKGGTILGTSRTNPYKQEGDVGKIKTNFKDLALDALIAIGGEDTLGVANKLYTQEKLPIVGVPKTIDNDLSCTDYTFGFDTAINIATECIDRLHTTAESHHRIIVVEVMGRHAGWIATYAGIAGGADIILIPEIPIDTDEVCNLLKKRHERGKKFSIVVVAEGAKLKKDTEVLQEEKKDAFGHVRLGGIGEKLGKLIEEKTGYETRISVLGHIQRGGSPTAFDRILGTRFGIKAVELIKDKQFGKMVALSGNKIVTVSLKDAVKELKTVDMELYSIAKIFF from the coding sequence ATGGCAAAAAAAAGAATAGCAATTTTAACCGGAGGCGGGGATTGCGCGGGTTTGAATCCGGTAATTAGAGCTGTGACTCGAAAGGGTCTTGAGTTAGATTTTGAAATTATCGGTTTACTCAACGGTTGGAAAGGACTTATTAATAAAGAGACGATGCCGCTTGATCTAAAGTCTGTTTCAGGAATATTGCCTAAGGGCGGAACTATTTTGGGAACAAGCAGGACCAATCCCTATAAGCAGGAAGGTGATGTAGGCAAAATAAAGACAAATTTCAAAGACCTGGCTCTTGATGCACTTATAGCTATTGGCGGCGAAGACACGCTGGGTGTGGCAAATAAGCTTTATACTCAAGAGAAACTACCTATCGTTGGCGTGCCAAAGACTATTGATAATGACCTTTCTTGTACAGATTATACATTTGGATTTGATACAGCAATTAACATTGCAACAGAATGCATTGACAGGCTCCATACAACCGCAGAAAGCCACCATAGAATTATTGTCGTGGAAGTAATGGGTAGACATGCAGGCTGGATTGCGACCTATGCAGGCATTGCCGGAGGTGCAGATATTATTCTCATTCCTGAAATACCTATCGATACGGACGAGGTCTGTAATCTTCTAAAGAAACGACACGAGAGAGGTAAAAAATTCAGTATTGTCGTAGTTGCAGAAGGGGCAAAGCTCAAAAAAGACACTGAGGTATTACAAGAGGAGAAAAAAGACGCATTTGGCCATGTGCGCTTAGGCGGCATTGGAGAAAAATTAGGAAAACTAATAGAAGAAAAAACTGGTTATGAAACACGTATTTCAGTTTTAGGGCATATCCAGCGTGGTGGTTCGCCAACTGCATTTGACAGAATTCTCGGAACGCGCTTTGGTATTAAGGCAGTCGAGTTAATCAAAGATAAGCAATTCGGAAAAATGGTTGCTCTCTCAGGCAATAAAATAGTTACTGTATCATTAAAAGATGCTGTTAAAGAACTAAAGACAGTAGATATGGAACTCTACTCTATTGCTAAAATCTTCTTTTAA